Proteins encoded by one window of Anoplopoma fimbria isolate UVic2021 breed Golden Eagle Sablefish chromosome 23, Afim_UVic_2022, whole genome shotgun sequence:
- the sapcd1 gene encoding suppressor APC domain-containing protein 1: MARRPPGSGSYTVVIIPLRTGLYSLDALRFYLWVKHLKDLEKEKDALCSGLEILEKARLWYLQQLEENRARQNNIETKSGVGSGQGGAAEARSCLLRSRIQRVNGSLGSVMSEPNVTTGSNPCLHDPVADSDLRWHNTVLTQEVSDKNRQISKLELEKNTLLEKLDELQTH; encoded by the exons ATGGCCCGTCGTCCCCCCGGCTCTGGCTCCTACACCGTGGTTATCATCCCGCTCAGGACCGGTCTCTACAGCCTGGACGCACTACGCTTCTACCTATGG GTTAAGCATCTGAAGGACCTAGAGAAGGAGAAGGACGCTCTGTGCTCCGGCCTGGAGATTCTGGAGAAGGCCCGTCTCTGGTAcctccagcagctggaggagaacaGAGCCAGGCAGAACAACATCGAGACCAAATCTGGAGTCGGCTCAGGCCAGGGAGGTGCAGCAGAG GCCCGGTCTTGCCTCCTCAGGTCTCGTATCCAGCGGGTGAATGGCTCTCTGGGTTCTGTGATGAGTGAGCCCAATGTCACCACCGGCAGCAACCCTTGTCTGCATGACCCGGTGGCAGACAGTGACCTCCGGTGGCACAACACAGTACTGACTCAG GAAGTGAGCGACAAGAATCGTCAGATCTCCAAGTTagagttggaaaaaaacactctCCTCGAAAAGCTTGATGAACTGCAAACCCATTGA
- the cdkn1d gene encoding cyclin-dependent kinase inhibitor 1D, with amino-acid sequence MAMASPSTSTAGPATASESELSSLGGIEALKLKVGPVRRNLFGPVDHQQLQQDFQRLLSRNLEVARKHWNFDFLSEKPEEGSNFKWEELRYQDVPAVYHSCTVRPAPRPVSESRTSSSSGEGSPWYSSSSGSGDEYLEVTTRGCYPIQRHRKRKQSAITDFFKVKKRKLLHDKASSRQ; translated from the exons ATGGCGATGGCCTCTCCATCAACATCAACGGCAGGACCAGCTACGGCATCTGAGTCAGAGCTCTCAAGCCTGGGGGGCATTGAGGCCCTGAAATTGAAGGTGGGGCCGGTGCGGAGGAACCTCTTCGGGCCCGTGGaccaccagcagctgcagcaggactTCCAGCGGCTGCTCAGCAGGAACCTGGAGGTGGCCAGAAAGCACTGGAACTTTGATTTCCTGAGCGAAAAGCCAGAGGAGGGCTCCAACTTCAAGTGGGAGGAGCTAAGGTACCAGGACGTGCCAGCGGTTTACCACAGCTGCACGGTTAGGCCTGCGCCGCGTCCAGTGTCCGAAAGTCGGACATCGTCTTCGTCTGGTGAGGGTTCGCCATGGTACAGCAGCTCGTCCGGATCTGGTGATGAATACCTTGAGGTGACCACGAGGGGTTGCTACCCGATTCAACGGCACAGAAAACGCAAACAGTCTGCCATCACAG ATTTCTTCAAGGTGAAGAAAAGGAAGCTTCTGCATGACAAAGCATCTTCTCGTCAGTAG